The Chlorocebus sabaeus isolate Y175 chromosome 1, mChlSab1.0.hap1, whole genome shotgun sequence genome includes a region encoding these proteins:
- the PATE2 gene encoding prostate and testis expressed protein 2 produces MLVLFLLSTIFLLCPFWGEFHDRAEATEIMCYKCKKYHLGLCYDVMTSCSLKPKQSCAVENFYVLTVTGQSLYHYSKLSCMTNCEDINFLGFSKRAELICCNHSNYCNLPDGV; encoded by the exons ATGCTTGTTCTGTTTCTGCTGAGCACAATCTTTCTGCTCTGCCCATTTTGGG gTGAATTTCATGACCGTGCAGAAG CGACTGAAATAATGTGttacaaatgtaaaaaatacCATCTCGGGTTATGCTATGATGTCATGACATCCTGCTCCCTGAAGCCTAAACAGTCCTGTGCAGTTGAGAACTTTTACGTCCTTACAGTTACAG GGCAGAGCCTGTATCATTATTCAAAACTGTCGTGTATGACCAACTGTGAGGACATCAACTTCTTGGGGTTCTCGAAGAGGGCAGAGCTCATCTGTTGTAATCATAGTAACTACTGCAACCTCCCtgatggagtttag